The nucleotide sequence GTAATATAGCGTTAACCGATAGCGAAATTGAACACCTCAAAGGCCAATTGGAAGATATTCTGGCTTATATCCGTCAGCTCAACGAGCTACCAACCGATAACATCGAACCTACCTATCAAGTAACCGATGCCACCCAGGCAACACGTGCCGACACAATCATTAATTATGGCCTTGGTCGTGATGAGCTATTGGCAAACGCACCGCAAGCCGAAGCCGGCCAAATTAAAGTGCCAAAGGTATTATAAAAAATGACGATTGCTGAAATTGTTACAAAAGTTACTACTGGTGCGGCGTCGGCGGTCCAAATAACTCAAGGCGCGCTGGCAAAGGCCGAGTCGGCGAGCGACTACCATGCGCTGTTATCGCTGACGACTGAGCGCGCCCTTGAACGCGCCAAACTAATTGACGAAAAAATTGCTAAGGGTGAAGCGGTCGGTCGATTGGCCGGCGTACCATTTGTTGCCAAGGACAATTTTTTGGCATTTGGTGCTCCAACAACAGCCGCCAGCCAGATTCTTGAGAATTTTAACGCTCCGTTTCAGGCAACGGCTATCGAAAGACTTGAAGCCGAAGGGGCGATCTGCATTGGCAAAGCTAACCTCGATGCCTTTGCACATGGCGGCAGCACTGAAAACTCGGCTTTTGGCCCTACGTTAAACGCCACCGATACTACGCGGGTTGCCGGCGGTAGTTCTGGTGGTTCGGCAGTCGCGGTGGCACTAGGCATTGTGCCGTTTGCACTTGGCACCGACACCGGTGGCTCGATTCGCCAGCCAGCCAGTTTTAACGGCGTTGTGGGCCTGAAGCCGACGTACGGCACCGTTAGCCGCTACGGCGTTGTGGCAATGGCAAGTAGCACCGATGTTATTGGGCCAATTGCTCGAACGATTGCAGACGCCGAATTGGTGCTTGAAGTTATGGCCGGTAAAGACGAAAAAGATGGCACCAGCTTGCCAGGTTTCTTTACGCCACGAGCGGACACACCTAAAAAGCAAACTATTGGTTTAATTAAAGAATGGATGGACGAAGGCGTCGATGCCGAAGTGCGTGAAGCCGTAGAAAAGCAAGTCGCGGCGTTGCGAACGGCCGGCCACACGGTGGAAGAAGTCAGCTTGCCGATGGCGCGCTATAGTTTGGCGATTTATTATATTGTTGTGCCAGCCGAAATTAGCTCTAACTTGGCCCGGTACGACGGCGTTCGCTATGGCCGGCGTGCCGAAGCGGCAAACCTGGCCGAACTTTATGGCCGCAGCCGCGATGAAAGCTTTGTGGATGAAAACAAACGCCGCATCATGATTGGCAGCTACGTACTTTCCAGTGGCTATTTTGACGCTTATTATTTGCAGGCTCAAAAAGCCCGCACACTGCTGATTAACGAATTTAACGTGTTATTCACAAAATATGATGCGCTAATTGGGCCAGTTGCGCCGACGCCAGCCTTCAAGCTGGGAGAAAATACCGAAGATCCCGTAAAAATGTATCTGGCTGACCTCATGACGGTGCCGGCTAGCTTAGCTGGCCTCCCGGCGGTGAGTGTGCCAGCCGGCGTTAACAGCCAAGGCTTACCAATTGGCCTGCAGGTTATCGGTGCCCGGAAGGCTGATGCGGCAATTTTACAACTAGCGAAACAACTGACAGGAGAAAACAAGTAATGGACAGCATGATTATCATAATGTTTGTAGCCATCATCTTTGTTGGTGTGCTACTTTTAGTTATTGTTGGAGCCACCCGCAAGGCACCAGCCGGAATCGACCGCGAGGCGTTTCGTAGTAAATGGCTGGCGATTGAAAAAAACGCGACTGGCGATGATTCAGCGCGTAAAATGGCGATCATAAGTGCTGATACTTTAGTCGACCAGGCCCTTAAAGCCCGGCGATTTGGCGGCAACACCATGGGCGAGCGACTCAAAAGCGCCCAAAAGCAGCTCAGTAACCCCAACGCAATCTGGGCAGCCCATAAATTGCGCAATCGGATTGCTCACGAAGACATCGCTATTTCTGCTATTAGCGCTCGCCAAGCCCTAAAGGCCTTTAAGATCGCCCTCAAAGATCTCGGAGCGCTCTAAATGGTGACCGCGAATATTCTTGAACAGTACGAGCCGACTATTGGTATCGAGTGTCATGTTCAGCTAAAAACTGCCACAAAACTGTTTTCTGGTGCCGATAACGACGCCCGCGATAAAGAACCGAACACCGTCGTGAGCCCGGTTGATTTTGGCTTTCCCGGCGTGCTACCAGTACTCAACGAAGCAGCCGTAACATTGGCGATTCGTGCTGGCTTGGCCTTAAAAAGCGAGATCGCCCGCTTAAGCCGCTTTGACCGCAAGCATTATTTTTACCCAGATCTTCCTAAAGGTTACCAGATCACTCAGATGTACCAGCCAATTATTGGCCCCGGTGTGGTCGAGGCGCCGCTGAGTGACGGGCGCAGCATTGCGGTGCGTATTCACCACGCCCATCTTGAAGAAGACGCCGGCAAACTAACGCATCCAACCGGCAAAGATTACAGCCTGGTTGATTTAAACCGGGCCGGTACGCCATTGATCGAAATAGTATCCGAGGCCGACATGCACTCTCCGGAGGAAGCCAAGGCCTACGCCCAAGAACTTTATTTGCTTATGACTTATGCGGGTGTGACGAACGGCGATTTGTATCATGGCAACATGCGCTTTGATGTTAATATTTCGGTGGCAAAAAAAAGCGCCAAAGAGTGGGGAACGCGGGCTGAGATTAAGAATTTGAACTCGTTCAGAAGTGTTGAAAAGGCTGCAGAGTTTGAATTTAAACGGCAAGTTGCACTTTTAGAACGTGGCGAGAAGGTGGTTCAGGAAACACGCGGCTGGAACGACGCCACGCTTGAAACTTTTAGTCAGCGCACTAAGGAAGACGCACAGGATTACCGTTACTTTCCTGATGCCGATATTCCACCAGTGGTGATTTCAGAAGAGCAAATTGGAGCCGTCCGCGCTGCCATGCCAACCTTGCCTTCAGAGTACCGTGCCGCATGGCAAACGATGCAACTCGACAATTCAGTGGTTAACGCCCTGCTGGCTTCACAGCAAAATGCTGCGGTGGTGCTTGAATTGCAAGCAAATTACGGCGATGCGACTGCACGTCGGGTTGCTTACTGGTTTGCGAGTGCGCTAACGGACATTGAGACGTCCGAAACAACACCTACTCAGCCACAAGCCAGCTATTTCGCTGAACTCGCCGACATGGTAGAAGAAAAACAGCTGAGTTCTACTGCCGCCAAAGATGTATTTAACGAAATGTTGCGCACCAATACGCCGCCGCGCAAGATTGCCGAAGATAAAAATCTCATTCAAGAAAACGACGAAGCGGCAATTATTGCAATTGTAGAAGAAGTGCTAGCCGCACCGGGCTCACAAAAAGCACTCGACGATATCCGAAGCGGTAACGAAAAAGCCATTGGGTTTTTGGTGGGGCAAGCCATGAAACTTTCTAAAGGCAAGGCCCATCCTGGTATTGTCCAAAAGTTGATCAAAGAAAGGATTTAGTATGCAGTTGAAACGTCCAACGAAAGCTATTATTTGTGCAGCTGGCCTTGGGACCCGCTTTTTGCCGCAAACAAAAGCCATGCCGAAAGAAATGTTGCCGATTATCGACCGGCCAGTTATTCAGCTGATCGCGGAAGAAGCAGTGGCAGCTGGGGTAACCGAAATTATAATTGTAACCGGTAGTACCAAACGTGCAATAGAAGACCACTTTGACCGTTCGGATGAATTAGAAAATGAGCTGCGCCAACGCGGAAAAGACGATTTAGCCCAGCAAATAAAGCAAATCGCACAAATGGCGAACTTTGTTTATGTACGGCAAAAAGGCAACCCAAAAGGCAATGCTCGACCAGTGTTAAACGCTGCCCACCTAATTGACGACGAAGAGCCATTTTTTGTCTTTTTTGCTGACGATTTCTTTAGGAGCGAAGTGCCCCGGGCGATGCAGCTTTTAAAAGCTCACGAAGCCACCGGTAAGTCGGTGATTTCGCTAATTGAAGTACCAAAGAGCGACGCCGATAAATATGGCATGGCAGCAATCACTGATAAAGTTGGTGAACGCACTTTCCGTGTTTCTGAACTGGTCGAAAAGCCCGGCCCAGAAAAAACTCCTTCGCAGTTTGCGTCGGTTGGCGGCTATTTACTTACGCCTGATATTTTGCCAATTATTGCAAAAGAAGTGCCCGGGGTTGGTGGCGAAATTACCTTAGCCGATTCGATAAACGAACTGGCTCAAACAGATGCAGTATACGGTGAATTTATTGAAGGCGAGTGGCATGACACCGGCGACCAGCTAAAATACCTCAAAGCGGTAGTTGATACGGCTCTCACCAACGAAAAACTAGGCGCCGACTTTGAAGCCTATTTGCGTAATCGTCTCGGCTGAGCTACGCTAGATATATAACAATCGTAAAAGGAGCAAGTATATGAACTTTTTGCTTTGGATACTACTAGGTGGCATCGCTGGTTGGATTGCCTCAATCATCACCAAATCTAATGCCTCAATGGGATTGGTGGCTAATATTGTCGTTGGTATCATCGGCGCCTTCATTGGCGGTTTCTTGTTCCAAACTTTTGGTGGCCAAGATGTGACCGGCTTCAACCTATATAGCCTGCTTGTGGCAACAGTTGGTGCCGTGGTGCTGATCTGGATCATTAAAATGATCCGTCGCTAGTATTGGTGCTATACTGGTTATAGAAGTTAAGTTTAAATAAAGGATCACACAATGAGCGAAGCCGCGGAAGTCCTGGTAATTATACTCTCGGTGTTCTTGGCGATCTTTCTGGCGCTGGCGATCACTTTAACGATTATGCTTATTAAGGTAACGAAAAAAATCGATAAAGTTGCCGAATCTGCCCGAACGACTGCCGAACATATCGAGCGAGGCGTGATTGATATTGCTACCTTTACTTCGCCATCGTTCTTAGCTAAGTTTATTAGCCGATTATTCAGAGGCGAAAAAGATAGTACAAAATAAGGTAAACAAGGAGATTCTTTATGGCTGGAAAAGGTAAATTTGCATTAGGAGCGGTTGTAGGCGCCGTAGCGGGTGTTATTGCAGGCTTTCTCACCGCTCCAAAATCTGGCAAGGAAACCCGACAAGATATCAAGCGCAAGGCAGGTGACTTAAAAGAAACTGCCAACGAAAAAGCGCAAGAGGTCAAGGTTAAGGCGAGTGAAACTGTCGAAAAAGTAAAGCAAAACTTCGAAGAGCATTCCGATAAAGTCATGCACCACGCGCACGATCTTAAGCAGCACGCAGCGGGTGCCGCCAAGGATGTGAAAGAAGATTTCAATAAGCGCGTTAAGTAAGCAATCTTAATAACAAAATGCGATGTTAGAGCGATCTGATGTCGCATTTTGTTTAGGAGGAATAATGGAAAAAAAGCAGTCAACCAAACGCGAAAAAGACGATAGCTTCATTGAAGGCATTAAAAAAGATAATACCCGTGGCGCACAACGAGAATTGCTGGAAGAGCTATTTAATGATATTTATATTCATCGTAAACAAGTCTATTTAGTCAACTTTTTTAGAGGTATTTCTTTTGGTCTTGGGAGCGTGATCGGCGGTACGTTAATTCTGGCAGCACTCTTTTGGCTCCTATCGCAACTGGTGGGCTTGCCAGTTTTAGGCGATCTTTTCAGGGGGTTTCTTGAAGCTACCAGCCGCGCGCGTGGTCAATAACACATTGGCGACCGGGCAGCATAGTTGCTATAATAAGGCTAAGTAAAGGTGATTTGGAGGGGATTCTGACTAATGCAGGCTGAATTGAAGCCGTCTGATTATGTGCATCTGCATAATCACACGCATCACAGTCTTCTTGATGGTTTGACCAAGGTTGACGAGTTGGTTACCCGAGTAAAAGAGCTCGGCATGGAAGCCGTTGCCATGACCGATCACGGGACGCTTTCGGGTGCCATTGAATTTTATAAAGCCTGCAAAGACCAGGGCGTAAAACCAATTATTGGTATTGAAACCTACGTCGCGGCCCGCACAATCCACGACCGCGACCCTGCCAAAGATAAAGCCCGTTATCATTTAATTTTGCTCGCTATGAACAATACGGGCTATCAAAACTTAATGAAGCTTTCGAGCACCGCTAATCTTGAAGGCATGTACTACAAGCCGCGGGTTGACCACAATCTGCTTGAAAAATACAACGAAGGAATAATTGCCTTAAGCGCCTGTGCTGGTGGCGAATTGGGCGAAAACTTGCGCGCCGGTAATTACGATGAAGCTAAGCGCATCGCTGAGTGGTACAAATCGATTTTTGGTGATCGTTATTATCTTGAAATGCAAGACCACGGTCACCCTGAGGCACCGAAGTCGTGGGATGAGCAGATCAAAATCAACGAAGGGTTGATGCGACTTTCTAAAGAACTCGACATTCCTGGCGTTGTTACTTGCGATGCCCACTACCTTGATGAAGGTGATACCGATGCCCATGAAGTGCTGCTCTGTGTCGGTACGGGTGCCTATTTAAGCGATGAAAACCGAATGAGCTTGAAGGATTTTCACCTACACGTCACCGATCCCCGCGAGCTAATTAGCCGCTGGGGCGAGGATCACCCAGAATATATTTCAAATGCTAAAGCAATCGCCGATCGCTGCAATGTCGAGATTGAGCTGGGTGGCATTTTAATTCCAACCTTTCCTACTCCCGAAGGCTACAGTGAAAAAACTTATCTGGATGAATTAGTCTGGCAGGGTATTGCCTGGCGCTATGGCGGTACCACAAAGGATGCCGCTGGGGCGCTATCGATTGAGCAAGCTCGCCAAACAGTCGGTGAAGCAGTAGTCGAACGCGTGGAATATGAGCTCGGTATCATTGATAAAATGGGCTTCAATGGCTATTTCTTGATTATTTGGGACTTTATTAACTGGGGAAAGAACCAAGGGATTATTTTTGGCCCGGGCCGCGGTTCGGCTGCCGGTTCGATTATTGCCTACGCCTTAAACATCACCGATCTGGACCCGTTAAAATATGATTTGCTCTTTGAGCGTTTCTTGAACCCCGACCGAATTTCGATGCCTGATATCGATATCGACATCCAGGATACCCGCCGCGACGAGGTGATTCAGTATTGTGCTCGCAAATATGGTGACGCCCGCGTGGCCAACATTGTGACTTTTGGTAAAATGGCCGCCCGAGCAGCCGTGCGCGATGTTGCCCGCGTATTACAGGTGCCCTATAGCGACGCCGACCGACTAGCAAAGCTCATCCCGGCGCCGGTACAAGGCCGTCACATTCCTTTGAAAGTTAGCATTGAGCAAGATCCAGACTTAAAGCGCGAATACGAAACGAATCCAACCGCCAAACAGGTGATCGATTTTGCTATGCGTCTTGAAGGCACCAACCGTTCGCACGGTATTCATGCCGCCGGTGTGGTGATCGCACCGGATGAAATTGTAAAATTTGCACCGCTTGAAATGGCCCAAAAAGGTGTGGTTTCTACGCAGTACCCAATGGGTCCGGTTGAAGAACTGGGCCTCCTAAAAATGGACTTTTTAGGGCTATCGAACTTATCAATTATTAATAATGCCCAGCGAATCATTAAGCGGGTGTACGGCGCCGATATTGACCTTTCGTCTTTGCCGCTCGACGACCAAAAAACCTATGAAT is from Verrucomicrobiia bacterium and encodes:
- the gatC gene encoding Asp-tRNA(Asn)/Glu-tRNA(Gln) amidotransferase subunit GatC, producing the protein MTHISREEVSRLAYLSNIALTDSEIEHLKGQLEDILAYIRQLNELPTDNIEPTYQVTDATQATRADTIINYGLGRDELLANAPQAEAGQIKVPKVL
- a CDS encoding UTP--glucose-1-phosphate uridylyltransferase; translation: MQLKRPTKAIICAAGLGTRFLPQTKAMPKEMLPIIDRPVIQLIAEEAVAAGVTEIIIVTGSTKRAIEDHFDRSDELENELRQRGKDDLAQQIKQIAQMANFVYVRQKGNPKGNARPVLNAAHLIDDEEPFFVFFADDFFRSEVPRAMQLLKAHEATGKSVISLIEVPKSDADKYGMAAITDKVGERTFRVSELVEKPGPEKTPSQFASVGGYLLTPDILPIIAKEVPGVGGEITLADSINELAQTDAVYGEFIEGEWHDTGDQLKYLKAVVDTALTNEKLGADFEAYLRNRLG
- the gatA gene encoding Asp-tRNA(Asn)/Glu-tRNA(Gln) amidotransferase subunit GatA, giving the protein MTIAEIVTKVTTGAASAVQITQGALAKAESASDYHALLSLTTERALERAKLIDEKIAKGEAVGRLAGVPFVAKDNFLAFGAPTTAASQILENFNAPFQATAIERLEAEGAICIGKANLDAFAHGGSTENSAFGPTLNATDTTRVAGGSSGGSAVAVALGIVPFALGTDTGGSIRQPASFNGVVGLKPTYGTVSRYGVVAMASSTDVIGPIARTIADAELVLEVMAGKDEKDGTSLPGFFTPRADTPKKQTIGLIKEWMDEGVDAEVREAVEKQVAALRTAGHTVEEVSLPMARYSLAIYYIVVPAEISSNLARYDGVRYGRRAEAANLAELYGRSRDESFVDENKRRIMIGSYVLSSGYFDAYYLQAQKARTLLINEFNVLFTKYDALIGPVAPTPAFKLGENTEDPVKMYLADLMTVPASLAGLPAVSVPAGVNSQGLPIGLQVIGARKADAAILQLAKQLTGENK
- a CDS encoding YtxH domain-containing protein; translated protein: MAGKGKFALGAVVGAVAGVIAGFLTAPKSGKETRQDIKRKAGDLKETANEKAQEVKVKASETVEKVKQNFEEHSDKVMHHAHDLKQHAAGAAKDVKEDFNKRVK
- a CDS encoding DNA polymerase III subunit alpha, with protein sequence MQAELKPSDYVHLHNHTHHSLLDGLTKVDELVTRVKELGMEAVAMTDHGTLSGAIEFYKACKDQGVKPIIGIETYVAARTIHDRDPAKDKARYHLILLAMNNTGYQNLMKLSSTANLEGMYYKPRVDHNLLEKYNEGIIALSACAGGELGENLRAGNYDEAKRIAEWYKSIFGDRYYLEMQDHGHPEAPKSWDEQIKINEGLMRLSKELDIPGVVTCDAHYLDEGDTDAHEVLLCVGTGAYLSDENRMSLKDFHLHVTDPRELISRWGEDHPEYISNAKAIADRCNVEIELGGILIPTFPTPEGYSEKTYLDELVWQGIAWRYGGTTKDAAGALSIEQARQTVGEAVVERVEYELGIIDKMGFNGYFLIIWDFINWGKNQGIIFGPGRGSAAGSIIAYALNITDLDPLKYDLLFERFLNPDRISMPDIDIDIQDTRRDEVIQYCARKYGDARVANIVTFGKMAARAAVRDVARVLQVPYSDADRLAKLIPAPVQGRHIPLKVSIEQDPDLKREYETNPTAKQVIDFAMRLEGTNRSHGIHAAGVVIAPDEIVKFAPLEMAQKGVVSTQYPMGPVEELGLLKMDFLGLSNLSIINNAQRIIKRVYGADIDLSSLPLDDQKTYELFQRGDTTGVFQLESAGMKRYLRELKPTVFEDIIAMVALYRPGPMQFIDTFIRRKHGEEEITYLHPKMENALASTYGVLVYQEQFMQISKDLSGFTGGQADTLRKAVGKKKIDLMMKVKPEFIEGAVKHSDADPAMAEKFWGQLEEFANYCFNKSHAACYALISYWTAYLKAHYPDAFMAALMTSDQDDIDRLAIEITECKHMGIKVLSPDVNESFVEFGVVKDKQQIRFGMAAVKGVGVSAVEEILRARELDGPFKSVEDFAKRVSTSKVNRRVWESLIKAGAFDRMGDRSDLLFNLDTILSFASKLQKEALSGQTDLFSSLIGEAVMPSVKIEPAPTKYSEKEQLTWERDLLGLYLSAHPLDKYDAYFQEQTMPLTELKPELDGKTAIVGGVITTVRTILTKSGTKMAFVGVEDKNGEGEVIVFPNLYEEVGAKLQQDAVVRVKGKVNARDREGNMLSEAKIIADEVMIITEEELDSYEATGEKMKAPKAAPAAQNNRGGFRKTATATAVKTAPPKSDAPPVTYKPLETTIRKLYVHIKNPDDQDSLLKMKQALNGYPGTSEVVLVLGEDKKSAIRLPFKTDPTPELTTHLSAIYGENCVIVK
- a CDS encoding GlsB/YeaQ/YmgE family stress response membrane protein, translating into MNFLLWILLGGIAGWIASIITKSNASMGLVANIVVGIIGAFIGGFLFQTFGGQDVTGFNLYSLLVATVGAVVLIWIIKMIRR
- a CDS encoding DUF5665 domain-containing protein, giving the protein MEKKQSTKREKDDSFIEGIKKDNTRGAQRELLEELFNDIYIHRKQVYLVNFFRGISFGLGSVIGGTLILAALFWLLSQLVGLPVLGDLFRGFLEATSRARGQ
- the gatB gene encoding Asp-tRNA(Asn)/Glu-tRNA(Gln) amidotransferase subunit GatB — encoded protein: MVTANILEQYEPTIGIECHVQLKTATKLFSGADNDARDKEPNTVVSPVDFGFPGVLPVLNEAAVTLAIRAGLALKSEIARLSRFDRKHYFYPDLPKGYQITQMYQPIIGPGVVEAPLSDGRSIAVRIHHAHLEEDAGKLTHPTGKDYSLVDLNRAGTPLIEIVSEADMHSPEEAKAYAQELYLLMTYAGVTNGDLYHGNMRFDVNISVAKKSAKEWGTRAEIKNLNSFRSVEKAAEFEFKRQVALLERGEKVVQETRGWNDATLETFSQRTKEDAQDYRYFPDADIPPVVISEEQIGAVRAAMPTLPSEYRAAWQTMQLDNSVVNALLASQQNAAVVLELQANYGDATARRVAYWFASALTDIETSETTPTQPQASYFAELADMVEEKQLSSTAAKDVFNEMLRTNTPPRKIAEDKNLIQENDEAAIIAIVEEVLAAPGSQKALDDIRSGNEKAIGFLVGQAMKLSKGKAHPGIVQKLIKERI